The proteins below are encoded in one region of Peptoniphilus sp. GNH:
- a CDS encoding response regulator transcription factor, giving the protein MDFREKFSILIVDDEKSLLENLYNFLKNNGFKDVYTAKNLKESRFKLKNFKIDLIVLDVMLPDGSGFDLLKEVRQNSNVAVIILSALDGIDDRREGFENKADDYLVKPFFPDELLWRIDAVLRRSKKIKSEEKINFGKVIFYKSKGILEKNGKEIALTATQFKILDYLSENMNKIVSIDRILENIWKDSYGYENTLITHIYRLREKLEDNPRDPKILITIKGLGYKLVKED; this is encoded by the coding sequence ATGGATTTTAGGGAAAAATTTTCTATATTAATAGTTGATGATGAAAAAAGCTTGTTAGAAAATTTGTACAACTTTTTAAAGAACAATGGGTTTAAGGATGTCTATACTGCAAAAAATTTAAAAGAGTCTAGATTCAAATTAAAAAATTTTAAAATTGATTTAATAGTTTTGGACGTGATGCTTCCTGATGGAAGTGGTTTTGACTTGTTGAAGGAAGTTAGACAGAATTCTAATGTGGCAGTCATAATTCTATCTGCCCTCGATGGGATAGACGATAGAAGAGAAGGGTTTGAGAACAAGGCGGATGACTATTTAGTAAAGCCTTTTTTCCCGGATGAGCTTCTCTGGAGAATTGATGCAGTTTTAAGAAGAAGTAAGAAGATTAAAAGTGAAGAAAAGATAAATTTTGGCAAGGTGATTTTCTATAAATCAAAGGGTATTCTCGAAAAAAATGGCAAAGAGATAGCCTTGACAGCCACCCAATTTAAAATCTTAGACTACTTATCTGAAAATATGAATAAGATAGTTTCAATAGATAGGATTTTAGAAAATATTTGGAAAGATTCTTATGGTTATGAGAACACACTGATAACTCATATTTATAGATTAAGAGAAAAGCTAGAGGATAATCCAAGAGATCCTAAAATCTTGATAACTATAAAGGGGCTTGGATACAAGCTTGTCAAAGAGGATTAA
- a CDS encoding ATP-binding cassette domain-containing protein codes for MKKILEIKNLKKSYNNKKVLDIDSLDIEESSIYGLIGKNGAGKSTLMKLILGLVKKDDGLIKVFGQEINSKNQKEFNRNLGALIENPSFYDHLTGYENLEIICKLKGIKKEEILKTLNLVGLNNVGKKKSREYSLGMKQRLGIAMALIGSPKLLILDEPINGLDPQGIEEMRNLFRNIVRNSSTSILISSHILDEIEKISTHIGILKDGNLTYNGSLEDYRRLHPPFISLRTSDNKKALELLDLDEDRMNGKKIILGKKSNQEIADIVNFLNGKVDIYRVEEEKESLEKLFIEESRS; via the coding sequence ATGAAAAAAATATTGGAAATAAAAAATCTAAAAAAATCATATAACAATAAAAAGGTCTTGGATATCGACTCTTTGGATATCGAAGAGAGCTCTATTTATGGCTTAATAGGCAAAAATGGTGCTGGCAAGTCCACTCTTATGAAACTCATACTCGGTCTTGTAAAAAAAGATGATGGCCTTATCAAAGTCTTTGGACAGGAAATAAATTCAAAAAATCAAAAAGAATTCAATAGAAATCTCGGCGCTTTGATTGAAAACCCTTCATTTTATGATCATCTAACTGGATATGAAAATTTGGAAATAATATGTAAGTTAAAGGGCATAAAAAAAGAAGAAATTTTAAAAACTTTAAATCTTGTAGGTCTAAATAATGTAGGGAAAAAGAAATCTAGGGAATATTCACTAGGTATGAAGCAAAGACTTGGCATAGCTATGGCATTGATAGGAAGTCCCAAGCTTTTAATATTAGATGAGCCTATAAATGGACTCGATCCCCAAGGAATCGAAGAAATGAGAAATCTATTTAGAAATATTGTAAGAAACTCTTCCACAAGCATCTTAATCTCTTCTCACATCCTTGACGAAATAGAAAAGATATCTACTCATATAGGAATTCTTAAAGATGGCAATTTAACCTACAATGGCAGCTTAGAAGATTATAGAAGGCTTCATCCACCATTTATATCACTACGCACATCAGACAACAAAAAAGCCTTAGAACTTTTAGACCTTGATGAGGATAGGATGAACGGAAAAAAGATAATCTTAGGCAAAAAATCTAACCAAGAGATTGCAGATATCGTAAACTTTTTAAATGGCAAAGTAGATATATATAGGGTAGAGGAAGAAAAAGAAAGTCTAGAAAAGCTCTTTATCGAAGAAAGCAGGTCTTGA
- a CDS encoding ABC transporter permease, with translation MLKLEFKKIKFTNILLVSLIIPLLANAFGLINYMGNRETLTHEWQSLWTQVSLFYFSFFYVPLIAIVTASLWSPEHKAGLKFIRLSPKKNMAFVLAKLILAFIIVSFCQIYFLALFYAGGKFIGHFSSIDFSIYFYYIALSILLSLPIIGIFGALAIRIKSFGVIILLSTILTILGFASAYKSLKIIGISFLAIEANNFRFINAHDLALLVLFALGELIIFLYLSNRFLKYENK, from the coding sequence ATGTTAAAATTAGAATTTAAAAAAATAAAATTTACAAATATCTTGCTAGTAAGTCTGATAATTCCCCTACTAGCCAACGCCTTTGGCCTTATAAATTATATGGGAAATAGGGAGACCTTGACCCACGAATGGCAATCATTGTGGACCCAAGTAAGTCTGTTCTACTTTTCATTTTTCTATGTGCCCCTTATAGCAATCGTAACAGCTAGTCTATGGTCACCAGAACACAAAGCAGGACTTAAATTCATTAGACTAAGCCCCAAGAAAAATATGGCATTTGTACTAGCTAAGTTAATTTTAGCTTTTATAATAGTTAGCTTTTGTCAGATATATTTTTTAGCTTTATTTTATGCAGGCGGAAAATTTATAGGACATTTCTCAAGCATAGACTTTAGTATATATTTTTACTATATAGCTCTTAGCATATTATTGTCACTTCCTATTATAGGAATTTTTGGAGCCCTCGCCATAAGGATAAAATCCTTTGGAGTAATAATCCTCTTATCCACCATCCTTACAATACTCGGCTTCGCTTCAGCTTACAAATCTCTAAAAATAATAGGCATAAGCTTCTTAGCAATAGAAGCAAACAACTTTAGATTTATAAATGCACACGACTTGGCATTATTGGTCCTATTTGCTCTAGGCGAATTAATAATCTTTCTATATCTTTCAAATAGATTTCTAAAATACGAAAACAAATAA
- a CDS encoding copper amine oxidase N-terminal domain-containing protein, with protein MKKNKTVASLALIVMLMLSSVNVYAAKNERKNPALNGIIVNDHIVYSDAEPYIKNSRTYVPIRFIAEELGYDVQWDSKEKMVTMNSSETSVELKIGSDNMKVNGKDVKLDSSPEIKNSRTFVPLRAIAEAFGKKVDYSNEYRTVYIGDNPKYDAFYKIVYYYGKEDKMMSQYTINIAKKSEDIDGNKKEYKTINELVNSVYDSLYSVIGSNSNDVSSKTKPDTSKPKTDTSKPKANANKSNVPDDMKLKDAKYISPSSDPLVGTWYSSGKLTFNGSTVNVRNYKYIESLGDNLYKITTRIILSSDPSSEFYCEQIGYFNNSTNIIEFPDESEIIYGDTGYFKGQTPYLPNEEWVLDKSGTKLYFKSLDSGYYFTKY; from the coding sequence ATGAAAAAAAATAAGACAGTCGCTAGTCTTGCACTAATAGTTATGCTGATGCTTTCATCTGTAAATGTTTATGCAGCAAAAAACGAAAGAAAAAATCCAGCACTAAATGGAATCATCGTAAATGATCACATAGTCTACAGCGATGCAGAGCCATATATCAAAAATAGCAGAACTTATGTGCCTATTAGATTTATAGCTGAAGAACTTGGCTACGATGTTCAATGGGATTCAAAAGAAAAAATGGTTACCATGAATTCATCAGAAACTAGTGTGGAGCTTAAAATAGGTTCAGATAATATGAAGGTCAATGGCAAAGATGTTAAGCTGGATTCATCTCCTGAAATAAAAAACAGCAGAACCTTTGTGCCCCTTCGTGCAATAGCAGAAGCTTTTGGCAAAAAGGTAGATTATTCGAATGAGTATAGAACTGTATATATTGGTGATAATCCAAAATATGATGCCTTCTACAAAATCGTTTACTATTATGGAAAAGAAGACAAAATGATGTCGCAATATACTATAAATATTGCTAAGAAGAGCGAGGATATAGATGGTAATAAAAAAGAGTATAAAACAATAAATGAACTTGTAAATTCTGTTTACGACAGCTTATATTCAGTTATCGGTTCAAATTCTAACGATGTCTCTTCTAAGACAAAACCTGACACAAGTAAACCAAAAACTGACACAAGTAAACCAAAAGCGAATGCAAACAAATCAAATGTCCCAGATGATATGAAACTTAAGGATGCAAAATATATAAGCCCATCATCAGATCCACTTGTAGGAACTTGGTATTCATCTGGTAAGCTTACTTTCAATGGTTCTACTGTTAATGTTAGAAATTACAAATATATCGAAAGTCTGGGCGACAATTTATACAAAATAACAACTAGAATTATTCTATCTAGTGATCCTAGTTCAGAATTTTATTGCGAGCAAATTGGATACTTTAATAATTCAACAAATATTATAGAATTTCCTGATGAATCAGAAATAATTTATGGAGACACGGGATATTTCAAAGGTCAAACACCATATTTACCTAATGAGGAATGGGTTTTAGATAAATCTGGAACTAAACTGTACTTTAAAAGCTTAGATAGCGGATATTATTTTACCAAATATTAA
- a CDS encoding class I SAM-dependent methyltransferase: MELACGSGQFSFSLSRLTKSWIGTDFSEQMIMEAKKHEKHESLTFEVADASSLSFADEKFDSVLIANALHIMPNPDEAMKEIYRVLKSNGTLFAPTFLWKEGKQNYFIKKLMSISGFKMYKEWNKKQFEDFIEGHGFLIREMKLAYGGLAPIGVMIAQKVS; this comes from the coding sequence ATAGAACTTGCTTGTGGATCGGGGCAATTTTCTTTTAGTCTTTCGAGGCTTACTAAAAGTTGGATTGGTACAGATTTTTCCGAACAAATGATTATGGAAGCGAAAAAGCATGAAAAACACGAAAGCCTCACATTTGAAGTAGCCGATGCAAGTTCGCTATCTTTTGCTGATGAAAAGTTTGATAGCGTTCTAATTGCTAATGCACTTCATATTATGCCTAATCCGGATGAGGCAATGAAAGAAATATATCGGGTGCTAAAGTCTAATGGCACTTTGTTTGCCCCTACTTTTCTATGGAAAGAGGGAAAACAAAATTATTTTATAAAAAAGTTGATGTCTATTTCAGGTTTTAAGATGTATAAAGAATGGAATAAAAAGCAATTTGAAGATTTTATTGAAGGGCATGGATTTTTGATACGTGAAATGAAATTGGCCTATGGGGGTCTTGCGCCGATTGGTGTTATGATTGCTCAAAAGGTATCTTAA
- a CDS encoding GNAT family N-acetyltransferase → MIIRKYQPSDCKELADLFYNTVHTVNAKDYTKEQLNVWATGQVDLEQWNKSLQEHFSVVAVDDEIIVGFGDIDKTGYLDHLFVHTSYQRKCIASAICNQLEQAVQGDITTHASITAKPFFEKRGYKIVKEQQVERQGIFLTNFCMKKTR, encoded by the coding sequence ATGATTATCAGAAAATATCAGCCGTCAGACTGCAAAGAATTGGCAGACCTGTTTTATAATACTGTCCACACAGTCAACGCAAAAGATTACACAAAAGAACAGTTAAATGTATGGGCGACAGGACAGGTGGATTTAGAGCAATGGAATAAGTCGCTTCAAGAACATTTCAGTGTTGTTGCGGTTGATGATGAAATCATTGTGGGTTTTGGGGACATAGATAAAACAGGCTACCTTGACCATCTATTTGTTCATACCAGTTATCAGAGAAAATGTATTGCAAGTGCTATTTGCAATCAACTGGAGCAAGCTGTTCAAGGAGATATTACTACCCACGCTTCTATTACAGCGAAACCTTTCTTTGAAAAAAGAGGTTACAAAATTGTCAAGGAACAGCAGGTAGAACGACAAGGAATTTTTCTTACAAATTTCTGTATGAAAAAAACCAGATGA
- a CDS encoding GNAT family N-acetyltransferase: MKWTNEMIKKIAMQQSAIDSNCRVEDFICGKNVVAISKENKSARKYLNLPHICNLISYGDNIVASVSEKYKDVVEYYINKYPIEHCFETPNMHVLNDAFQKEGSRVCFMAEYFLPDISVLTPLPCDHELKILYPEDFKGLYTETWSNALCEKRKELDILGVGAYRDGTLIGLAACSADCETMWQIGVDVLPEHRRKGIASALTSRLAIEILESGKVPFYCCAWSNLRSARNAIKSGFRPAWVEMTVKPASTVNEMNM; this comes from the coding sequence TTGAAGTGGACAAATGAGATGATAAAGAAGATAGCTATGCAGCAATCTGCTATAGATTCCAATTGCCGTGTCGAGGATTTTATTTGCGGTAAGAACGTTGTGGCAATTTCAAAAGAAAACAAATCAGCAAGAAAATATTTAAATCTTCCGCACATATGCAACTTGATATCCTATGGAGATAATATTGTTGCCAGCGTTTCAGAAAAATATAAAGACGTTGTAGAATACTATATCAATAAATATCCGATCGAGCATTGTTTTGAAACACCGAATATGCACGTGTTAAATGATGCTTTTCAAAAAGAAGGATCTCGTGTGTGTTTTATGGCTGAATATTTTTTGCCTGATATATCTGTTTTGACTCCGTTGCCTTGCGATCATGAGTTAAAGATATTATATCCGGAAGATTTTAAAGGGCTGTACACAGAAACGTGGAGTAATGCTTTATGCGAAAAACGCAAGGAGTTAGATATTCTTGGAGTTGGAGCATATCGTGATGGCACATTGATAGGGTTAGCGGCGTGCAGCGCAGACTGTGAAACTATGTGGCAGATCGGAGTTGACGTACTTCCTGAACATCGAAGGAAGGGAATAGCATCGGCATTGACCAGCAGATTGGCAATAGAAATATTAGAAAGCGGTAAGGTTCCATTTTATTGTTGTGCATGGTCAAATCTGAGATCTGCAAGAAATGCAATAAAAAGCGGATTTCGTCCGGCTTGGGTCGAAATGACAGTAAAACCTGCTTCAACGGTAAATGAAATGAATATGTGA
- a CDS encoding class I SAM-dependent methyltransferase — translation MIDKSNKKFWDRFAKLYAPFMKKDKGVYDKVCEYIRPHLNKDMDVLEIIIPKWIQDVGKIKMFAFAV, via the coding sequence GTGATTGATAAAAGCAATAAAAAATTTTGGGATAGATTTGCAAAGCTATATGCTCCATTTATGAAAAAAGATAAGGGGGTTTATGATAAAGTTTGCGAATACATTCGCCCTCATTTGAATAAAGATATGGATGTGCTTGAAATAATCATACCGAAATGGATACAAGATGTAGGCAAAATTAAAATGTTTGCCTTTGCGGTGTAA
- a CDS encoding ABC transporter permease: MKSYLSLIPISAKIRKKQNHLTIMCIAISVFLVTAIFSMAEIGLRMEIDRLKLKHTGFSFNDVLKSNLGQTLIPVVMLLFILILVAGALMISGSINNSVAQRTKFFGMMRSLGMSKGQIKKFVRLESLNWCKTAIPIGTLIGVVSTWILCGGLRYIVGEEFSNIPIFTISVTGILAGVLVGLASVLIAAQIPAKEASKISPIAALFGNTESNIGNKQLVYNRFFHIEKSLGINHAIENKKNLFLMSASFALSIILFLTFIVFGQFVNYIMPQSSARADIEITSKDISNNIDPNLLNKLKEVDGVKNVYGRRSAFDVNAILESESNRREKIDIISYDDFDLKSLKKDKALKRKSDLSNVFGNSHYVLSTWDRDSNNKIGDKIKIKGEDFEIAGLLKYDPFTSDGETGGKTTIITSNETFKQITNENGYNLVMLQTDENFSNESINEVQKIMGNKNTINDRREQKTTGTYMAFMFFVYGFIAIIGLVSLLNSINSISISVSSKIKQYGMMRAVGMDKLQIKRMIKVESATYGFFGCFIGIIGGVLLNKIIFTKLIENHFSYAIWQFPILPVIISIGFILTSVIISTYKPIKRINKMSITDNINEL, translated from the coding sequence ATGAAAAGTTATCTTAGTTTAATTCCAATATCAGCTAAAATTCGTAAAAAACAGAATCATTTAACTATAATGTGCATAGCTATTTCAGTATTTTTGGTAACAGCAATTTTTAGTATGGCTGAAATTGGCTTACGAATGGAAATTGATAGATTGAAGTTAAAGCATACTGGTTTTAGTTTCAACGATGTATTAAAAAGTAACTTGGGGCAAACTTTAATTCCTGTAGTTATGTTATTATTTATTTTGATACTTGTAGCTGGTGCTTTAATGATTTCTGGAAGTATTAATAATAGTGTTGCTCAAAGAACTAAGTTTTTTGGGATGATGCGCTCTCTTGGGATGAGCAAAGGTCAGATTAAAAAGTTTGTAAGGTTAGAGTCACTAAATTGGTGCAAAACAGCTATTCCTATTGGTACGTTAATAGGTGTTGTTTCAACTTGGATTCTTTGTGGTGGACTAAGATATATAGTTGGGGAAGAATTTTCTAACATACCTATTTTTACAATAAGTGTAACTGGTATTCTAGCAGGTGTTCTGGTAGGACTTGCAAGTGTTTTAATTGCCGCACAAATACCTGCGAAAGAAGCCTCTAAGATTTCTCCAATTGCGGCTCTTTTTGGAAATACAGAATCTAATATAGGAAATAAACAATTAGTATATAATAGATTCTTTCATATTGAAAAATCACTAGGAATAAATCATGCTATAGAAAATAAAAAGAATTTATTTCTAATGTCAGCTTCCTTTGCATTAAGTATTATCTTGTTTCTAACATTTATAGTTTTCGGACAATTTGTAAATTATATAATGCCACAATCTTCTGCCAGAGCAGATATAGAGATTACAAGTAAGGATATTTCAAATAATATTGATCCAAATTTGTTGAATAAATTAAAAGAAGTAGATGGAGTAAAAAATGTATATGGTAGAAGAAGCGCTTTTGATGTAAATGCAATTTTAGAATCTGAATCTAACCGTAGAGAAAAAATAGATATTATCTCATATGATGATTTTGATTTAAAAAGTCTAAAAAAAGATAAAGCCCTAAAGAGAAAAAGTGATTTATCGAATGTATTTGGCAATAGCCATTATGTTTTATCTACTTGGGATAGAGATAGCAATAATAAAATTGGAGATAAAATAAAAATTAAAGGAGAAGATTTTGAAATAGCTGGACTATTGAAATACGATCCATTTACTAGCGATGGTGAAACTGGAGGTAAAACTACAATAATAACTTCAAATGAAACATTCAAACAGATAACAAATGAAAATGGATATAACTTAGTCATGTTACAGACTGATGAGAATTTTTCAAATGAAAGTATAAATGAAGTTCAAAAGATTATGGGGAACAAGAATACAATAAATGATCGTAGAGAACAAAAGACAACAGGAACATATATGGCATTTATGTTTTTTGTATATGGTTTCATAGCGATTATCGGTCTTGTAAGTCTATTAAATAGTATCAACAGCATATCCATAAGCGTATCATCAAAAATAAAACAATATGGAATGATGCGTGCAGTCGGTATGGATAAGCTTCAAATTAAGAGAATGATTAAAGTAGAATCAGCAACCTATGGTTTCTTTGGCTGTTTTATAGGGATTATTGGTGGTGTTTTGCTGAATAAAATTATATTTACAAAATTGATAGAAAATCATTTTTCCTATGCCATTTGGCAGTTTCCAATTTTGCCGGTAATAATTTCGATAGGTTTTATATTGACTTCAGTAATCATTTCAACATATAAACCTATTAAAAGAATTAATAAGATGTCCATAACTGACAATATAAATGAATTGTAA
- a CDS encoding ABC transporter ATP-binding protein, giving the protein MSLLEVKSVSKIYGKGDNAVHALKDIKFSVDKGEYIAIVGESGSGKSTLLNIIGALDTPTEGKVIINNKDLFSMKDSELTVFRRRNIGFIFQGFNLIPELTVEQNIIFPVLLDYKKPDKKYLEELLNILGLQERKNHLPSELSGGQQQRVAIGRALITKPSLILADEPTGNLDSKNSSEVISLLKESSQKYEQTIIMITHSRSIAQAADRVLRVSDGILFDHGSATNEKLS; this is encoded by the coding sequence ATGAGTTTATTAGAAGTTAAATCTGTTTCAAAAATATATGGAAAAGGCGACAATGCAGTGCATGCTTTAAAAGATATTAAATTTTCTGTAGATAAAGGAGAATATATAGCTATAGTAGGAGAGTCAGGTTCTGGGAAAAGTACCCTACTGAATATAATAGGCGCGCTAGATACTCCTACTGAAGGTAAAGTTATTATTAATAATAAAGATTTGTTTTCAATGAAAGATAGCGAGCTTACAGTATTTCGCCGCAGAAATATAGGTTTTATTTTTCAGGGATTTAATTTGATTCCAGAGTTGACTGTGGAACAAAACATAATCTTTCCAGTTTTATTGGATTACAAGAAACCAGATAAAAAATATCTTGAAGAACTATTAAATATATTAGGACTACAAGAGAGAAAGAATCACTTGCCAAGTGAACTTTCTGGTGGTCAGCAACAGAGGGTTGCTATCGGTAGAGCACTTATAACAAAGCCTTCTCTAATTCTAGCAGATGAACCAACGGGAAACCTAGATTCTAAAAACAGTTCAGAGGTTATCAGTTTACTAAAAGAATCTTCACAGAAATATGAACAAACTATAATTATGATTACACATAGCCGTTCGATAGCTCAAGCAGCAGATAGAGTTTTAAGAGTTTCAGATGGAATACTATTTGATCATGGAAGTGCTACAAATGAAAAGTTATCTTAG
- a CDS encoding HAMP domain-containing histidine kinase has product MMSVFSDENNKRYFKHIFTVNILFALSIQVFTWKEFKTISTPLIFISLIFIFLTPGIFYLYLKRQEKIIENAEAQINMYLEGNHNAQIDSDKEGTIYRLFNSINQMVSILNARAKNESKEKKFLKDTISDISHQLKTPLAALNIYNELIFNEVDKDYPIKVLCEASDHELNRMNTLIQNLLKLAKFDAGVIVLKKLNENVYAMIKDVELRFTYRAKSEKKHLQVSGDEKINLICDRDWLLEAINNIVKNAFDHTESGDVIKIEWEQFSSILQIKITDNGFGIHEDDLYHIFKRFYRSRHLTDSQGIGLGLPLAKSIIEGHGGTIEVSSELGYGTTFILTFRNPTKL; this is encoded by the coding sequence ATGATGTCAGTATTTTCAGATGAAAACAATAAAAGATATTTCAAACATATCTTTACAGTGAATATCTTATTCGCCTTATCAATTCAAGTATTTACTTGGAAAGAATTCAAAACTATTTCTACTCCTTTAATTTTTATAAGTCTTATTTTTATTTTTTTGACACCTGGTATATTTTATCTTTATTTAAAACGCCAAGAAAAAATTATAGAAAATGCAGAAGCACAAATCAATATGTATCTTGAAGGCAATCATAATGCTCAGATTGATTCTGACAAAGAAGGGACAATTTATAGGTTATTTAATTCCATAAATCAGATGGTTTCAATATTAAATGCCCGAGCCAAGAATGAATCTAAAGAGAAAAAATTTCTAAAAGACACTATATCTGATATATCTCATCAATTAAAGACACCATTAGCAGCTTTAAACATATATAATGAACTTATTTTTAATGAAGTTGATAAAGATTATCCCATTAAAGTTTTATGTGAAGCGTCAGACCATGAGCTTAATCGAATGAATACATTAATACAAAACCTTTTAAAGTTAGCTAAGTTTGATGCAGGTGTGATTGTTCTTAAAAAATTGAATGAAAATGTGTATGCAATGATTAAAGATGTAGAACTCCGATTTACATACCGTGCAAAAAGTGAAAAAAAACATCTACAAGTTTCTGGAGATGAAAAAATAAATCTTATTTGTGATAGAGATTGGCTATTGGAAGCAATAAATAATATTGTCAAAAACGCTTTTGACCATACTGAAAGCGGTGATGTAATTAAAATTGAATGGGAGCAATTCTCGTCGATTTTACAAATTAAAATTACTGATAATGGCTTTGGTATACATGAGGATGATCTTTATCATATTTTCAAGCGTTTCTATAGAAGTAGACATTTAACAGATTCACAAGGGATAGGCTTAGGACTACCCTTAGCAAAGTCTATCATCGAAGGACATGGTGGCACAATTGAAGTTTCTAGTGAATTAGGTTATGGGACTACTTTTATATTAACTTTTAGAAATCCTACAAAATTGTAG
- a CDS encoding response regulator transcription factor, translated as MNKILLLEDDKSLIYGLSFSFEKQGFDADIARTISEALDLWSKNKYELLILDVSLPDGSGFEFCRKVRENSDVPIIFLTASDEETSVIMGLEIGGDDYITKPFKLSILISRINALLRRTEKYNNQNIESNGIKIHLSKSVAYKNSHALDLTSGEYKLLCLFMKNPDIVLSKDQILEKLWDINDNYIDNNSVTVYIRRLRVKIEDNPSHPKMIQTIRGLGYKWNISC; from the coding sequence ATGAACAAGATATTACTATTAGAAGATGACAAGAGCCTTATTTATGGGTTGTCATTTTCTTTTGAAAAGCAAGGGTTTGACGCTGATATAGCTAGAACTATAAGCGAAGCTTTAGATTTATGGTCAAAAAACAAATACGAATTATTAATTTTAGATGTATCTCTTCCTGATGGATCAGGGTTTGAATTTTGCAGAAAAGTCAGAGAAAACTCTGATGTACCTATTATTTTTCTAACAGCCTCTGACGAAGAAACAAGCGTAATTATGGGTCTGGAAATTGGTGGAGATGACTATATAACTAAGCCATTTAAATTGAGTATTTTAATCTCAAGAATAAATGCACTTCTTAGGAGAACAGAAAAATATAATAACCAAAATATCGAATCAAATGGTATAAAAATTCATTTATCAAAAAGTGTTGCTTATAAAAATAGTCACGCTTTAGATCTAACGAGTGGTGAATATAAACTGCTTTGTTTATTTATGAAAAATCCTGATATTGTCCTATCTAAAGATCAAATTTTAGAGAAATTATGGGATATTAATGATAATTATATAGACAATAATTCCGTAACTGTATATATTCGTAGACTTAGAGTGAAAATTGAAGACAATCCTAGCCATCCCAAAATGATACAAACTATTAGAGGCCTGGGATATAAGTGGAACATATCTTGTTGA
- a CDS encoding Abi family protein, translated as MSKPFKTYDEQIEILSNRSLDINNPEYAKIILSQVNYYNLINGYKTPFLDNTSSNGEEDVYKSGSSFEEIYALHEMDRELKEVVFSSLLRFEKLLKTSCAYHFSDLHRDGLYPYLQIENYSASKHQLNYVLKNIGTLSNAISRENKNSNGKKPIKHYIKKHDHIPLWVLVNFLTLGNISYFYNSLDESLQNKIARDFGERYKESYQSKEKISKTELIDIIKICNFFRNVCAHDEVMYSFSLNKTGQTAIFEKFFDENYTGKNLHDLILVLKLVIPEKEYQSLISSISSIKNKYEDKFTSISIDAIFAISGFPNK; from the coding sequence ATGAGTAAACCGTTTAAAACTTATGATGAACAAATTGAAATACTCTCAAATAGAAGTTTAGACATTAATAATCCAGAATATGCTAAAATTATTTTATCACAAGTTAATTATTATAACCTTATCAATGGCTATAAAACTCCATTTTTAGATAATACCTCTTCTAATGGGGAAGAAGATGTATATAAATCTGGTAGTAGTTTTGAAGAAATTTATGCCCTTCATGAAATGGATCGTGAATTAAAAGAAGTGGTTTTTTCTTCTCTGCTCCGTTTTGAGAAACTTCTAAAAACATCCTGTGCTTATCATTTTTCAGACTTACACAGAGATGGACTATATCCTTACTTACAAATTGAAAATTATTCTGCATCAAAGCATCAACTAAATTATGTTTTGAAAAATATAGGGACATTATCCAATGCCATAAGTAGAGAAAATAAAAATTCAAATGGCAAGAAACCTATTAAGCATTATATAAAAAAGCATGACCATATTCCTCTTTGGGTTCTTGTAAATTTCCTTACTTTAGGAAATATATCTTATTTTTATAATTCCCTAGATGAATCTCTTCAAAATAAAATTGCTAGAGATTTTGGTGAAAGATATAAAGAGAGTTACCAGTCTAAAGAAAAAATTAGTAAAACTGAACTTATAGACATAATTAAAATCTGTAATTTTTTCAGAAATGTTTGTGCCCATGATGAAGTCATGTATTCTTTCTCATTGAATAAAACTGGTCAAACCGCTATATTTGAAAAGTTTTTTGATGAGAATTATACTGGAAAAAATTTACATGATTTAATATTGGTCCTTAAACTAGTTATTCCCGAAAAAGAATACCAATCTTTAATCTCATCAATTAGCTCCATCAAAAATAAATATGAAGATAAATTTACTAGTATATCAATTGATGCCATATTTGCAATTTCAGGATTTCCTAATAAGTAG